In the genome of Zobellia nedashkovskayae, the window TTCAAAAATTACAAGTGAGGAGCTTCACGAAATTTTAGAAGTTCGTCCGCGAATAGAAAAAGTAGCTATTAAAGATGCGAAGCTGCGTACATTCATTACACAAGATAGTAGCAGGGATGATCTTGTTGCACATGTATATGACATTTCTTACGGTTCAGTAAAGAAAGGTGATAATCTGGTTATTATAGATGATAGTATTGTTAGGGGAACGACTTTAAAGAAAAGTATACTTCGGATTTTAGACCGATTGTCTCCGAAAAAAATAATCGTCGTATCATCTGCTCCACAGATTAGATATCCAGATTGTTACGGTATCGACATGGCTAAGTTGGAAGATTTTATTGCTTTTAAAGCGGCTTTAGCTTTACATGAAGAGCGACTCACTATGAATATAGTAGATGACATTTATGATAAGTGTCTAAAACAGGTTAATAATAAGGATACAGATGTTATTAATTACGTTAGGGAATTCTATGCACCGTTTACTGCAGAAGAAATATCGGCAAAAATAGGGGAGCTTTTAAGTCCAGAAGATATTAATGCAGAAGTTGAGATTATCTACCAAACCGTAGAAGCACTTCACGAAGCTTGTCCAGATAATTTAGGAGATTGGTATTTTACCGGACACTATCCAACCCCGGGTGGTAACCGAGTAGTGAATAGGGCCTTTATTAATTTTTATGAAGGCAAGAGCGAACGTGCGTACTAATTAACATTATCGATGAAATACACTAATAAAGGTATTTCATCGATAATATTGGCTATTTGGCGTTTTTTTAGCCGCTTGGGCGGAGGTCAGATTACATTTGGTCTTGCCATAGCATAAGTAGGTTAAGTTCATGGTAAGATTTGGGGCAAAAAGGTGGAGATTTCTCCACCTTTTTATTTTCCACTATTTTGTAAAGTTGTTTTCTCTTTTTCTTTACGACCCCTCCAAAAAATCTAGATTCCTCTTTATTTATTTGTTTTTTCACCGTGTTGGTCTCTCGTCGTTCATTCATGAACCCTTTAACCGATTTTCGTACAGTTTGGCAAAGATGTTTTCATAAAGATCAATGCCACTATATCTTTGGAGAACCATAGCATAAGTAGGTTAAGTTCATGGTAAGATTTGGGGAAAAAGGCGGAGTTTATACTCCGCCTTTTTATTTTCTATACTTTCCACAATCAAGATTTCTCCACACTCTATATTCCTCTTTTTTCAACTTTCATTTTTCAATTTAAAAAGGGTTTTATTTTAGTCATAAATGTATTTCACCTAGAGTTTTGATCGTTTGTCCAAAACCTTTTTTTAAAGACTTTTGTAGCAGTACTTTTGGAGGACCATAGCATAAGTAGGTTAAGTTCATGGTAAGATTTGGGGAAAAGGCGGAGTTTATACTCCGCCTTTTTTATTTTCTATACTTTCCACATTCAAGATTTCTTCACACTATATATATTACTTTTTCAACTTTCATTTTTAATTCAAAAAAATGAGTGATTTTGGACATAAATGTATTTCACCTAGAGTTTTGATCGTTTGTCCAAAACCTTTTTTTAAAGGCTTTTGTAGTAGTACTTTTGTAGGACCATAGCATAAGTAGGTTAAGTTCATGGTAAGATTTGGGGAAAAAGGTGGAGCTATGCTCCGCCTTTTTTATTGACAAAATCCTCGCAAACATGCGGCCTTAAGGCATGTTCAGATTTTCTTATCAACAATTCGCTTAAAAAAAAACCCTAAATATTTCTTTTTTATTTCCCACAATACCAGTATTTTAGTATCGCCATAGCATAAGTAGGTTAAGTTTATGGTAAGATTTGGGACGAAAAGGGTGGAGTTTACTCCGCCCTTTTCTATTTTTAAAAGACAAAAAAACCCATCCTGAAGCAAATCAGGATGGGTTTTTTTAATTCTTCTTTATCTCAAGAAAATGCTTACTCTGCTCTTATTTGTTGGCAGCGTATAATTCAGCTACTTTATCCCAATTGATAACATTGAAAAAAGCATTGATGTAATCTGGTCTCTTATTTTGATAGTTTAGGTAGTATGCATGTTCCCAAACATCAATACCTAAAATAGGAAAACCACTACAACCGGTTTCCGGCATTAATGGGTTATCTTGGTTAGGCGTAGAACATATTTCTAATTTACCTCCTTTGTGTACACAAAGCCAAGCCCAGCCAGAACCAAAACGAGTACCTGCGGCACCGCTAAATTTTTCTTTAAAGCCTTCAAAAGAACCAAAAGCGCTGTCTATGGCAGAAGCAAGTTCGCCAGATGGGTTTCCGCCGCCATTAGGAGACATAATTTCCCAGAAAAGAGAGTGATTGTAAAAACCGCCACCGTTGTTTCTAACTGCCGCATTAGACATGTCTAAGTTCTCTAATATATCTTCTATTGATTTCCCTTCTAGTGGAGTACCTGCAATAGCACCATTTAATTTGGTCGTGTAACCATTATGGTGTTTTGTATGGTGAATCTCCATTGTTCTAGCATCAATATGTGGTTCCAATGCATCGTATGCATATGGTAATTTTGGTAGTTCAAAAGCCATGTTATATATGTTTTTAGTTCAAAATTTAGTGAAGCCAAATTTACATTTTTTAACATACAAATTCACTAAATAATTTGTTAAGAACCTTTTTAGAATTAGTAATTTGCGTAAAAAAGCACTTGGAACACAGCACTTTTAAAATATATAACGCTTCCGCGGGCTCAGGAAAGACGCATACGTTAACCAAGGAGTACCTTAAAATTGTTCTTTCTACGGGTGATCGTTTCAGTAAAATTTTGGCAATTACGTTTACGAATAAAGCTGTGAACGAAATGAAACACCGAATTCTGGACAGTTTGTTCAAATTTGGCAAAGTAACTGATGAAGTTGGGGCTCCCCCGCTTTTCTTGGATCTGATGCAAGAACTGAACGTAGATGCAGAAACACTACGCAAACGCTCCAAGCAGACCTTAAAGGAGATTCTGCACAACTATGCTTTTTTTGATATTTCTACTATAGATAAGTTTACGCATAGATTAATTAGAACTTTTGCAAAAGACTTGAAACTGCCCCAAAATTTTGAGGTGGTATTGGATACGGATTTATTGTTGGATGAGGCAGTTGCCAAATTGGTTCATAAAGCGGGAACAGATAAGCAACTGACAAAGGTTTTGCTGGAGTTTGCCTTAGAAAAGATTGATGATGATAAAAGCTGGGATATTGCTTATGATCTTGGGAATATTGGTAAGTTACTTTTTAGGGAAAATCATGCGGAGCACCTTCAAAACTTAAAAGATAAGGATATTAAAGATTTTGTAGAGTTGAAAAAAACTTTACGCTCACGAATAAAGGCTGCTCAGGAAAGTCTCGTGGATTTTGCTTCTCTAGCGTTGCAGCTAATGGAGGAAAACGGGTTGGAATACAAAGATTTTAAGGGAGCATATTTTCCAAAGTTTATGGACAAGATTGCTGCTGGAGATTTGACAATGGATTTTAATGCAGCTTGGAAACAAAATTTTGTTGATGCTGTTTTGTACAACAAGTCTACTCCAGATGGCACTAAAGCTACATTAGATGATTTGCATCCTCAGTTTTCTGAAATTTTCAACAAGATAAAGCATACTTTTTATGAACTTTCCTTTTTAAAGAATGCCTATTCTAATCTGGTGCCCTTAACGGTTTTGAATGCCATACAAAAGGAAGTTAAAAACTTACAGAATGAACGTGACCAACTTTCTATAGCAGAGTTCAATACCATTATATCAAAAGAAATAAAAAATCAGCCTGCGCCATTTATCTATGAGCGTTTGGGTGAAAAATACCGTCATTATTTTGTTGATGAGTTTCAAGATACATCAACATTACAATGGAATAACCTAATCCCTCTTATCGGTCACGCCTTAGAAGGAGAGGATCTGCAGGGGGACAAAGGCTCATTGTTTTTAGTGGGAGATGCCAAGCAGGCAATATATCGCTGGCGTGGTGGCCGTGCCGAACAATTTTTGGATTTGGTGAATCAGACGGCGAGTCCTTTCGCAATACCGGCCCAAACAGAATCTCTACCAACAAACTGGCGGAGTTATGATGAGGTTATCAAGTTTAATAACGATTTTTTTACAGCTACCAGTCCATTTTTGAATAACGCCATGTATAATACCATGTTTGTTGATGGAAACCAACAAGGCTATAATTCTAAAAAAGGCGGAACGGTACAGCTTAATTTTATTGATAAGGACGAAGATAAAACAAGGGATGAGCAGTATTGCGATGAGGTATTGAACACCATAGCAGCTGTAATTGAAAAAAAATATGGATATGAAGACATTTGTATTCTAGTAAGGGGTAACCGGCAAGGTGTATTATTAGCAGATTTTCTTACACAACAACAAATCCCAACTATTTCGTCTGAAAGCCTACTGCTAAATAGCAGTGAAAAAGTACGTTTTCTGGCAAACCTTATAACGTACATTGGCAATCCCAGTAATCTGGAGATAGTCTATGATATACTGGCCTTTCTTTCAAAAAACGGAAAGAACAGACATCAATATATCTATAAAAATCTAAAAAACTTAGAATACCTTTTATTAAAGGAATATAGTCTTGACGTTAATGAACTAAAACAACTCTCAGTCTATGATGGTTTGGAGCGGGCTATACGTCAATGTAATTTAGTAGAAGGTTCTGATGCCTATATTACCTTTTTTATGGATTTTGTCCTTGAAACCGAACAAAAGGAAGGAACAGGCGTTCAGGCTTTTTTGAACCTTTGGGAAAAGAAGAAAGAGAAACTTAGTATTTCGGCTCCTGATAATATAGATGCAGTACGCATTATGACGGTGCATAAGTCTAAAGGACTTGAATTTCCCATTGTGATATTTCCTTTCGCCAATGA includes:
- a CDS encoding superoxide dismutase, with amino-acid sequence MAFELPKLPYAYDALEPHIDARTMEIHHTKHHNGYTTKLNGAIAGTPLEGKSIEDILENLDMSNAAVRNNGGGFYNHSLFWEIMSPNGGGNPSGELASAIDSAFGSFEGFKEKFSGAAGTRFGSGWAWLCVHKGGKLEICSTPNQDNPLMPETGCSGFPILGIDVWEHAYYLNYQNKRPDYINAFFNVINWDKVAELYAANK
- a CDS encoding UvrD-helicase domain-containing protein — protein: MEHSTFKIYNASAGSGKTHTLTKEYLKIVLSTGDRFSKILAITFTNKAVNEMKHRILDSLFKFGKVTDEVGAPPLFLDLMQELNVDAETLRKRSKQTLKEILHNYAFFDISTIDKFTHRLIRTFAKDLKLPQNFEVVLDTDLLLDEAVAKLVHKAGTDKQLTKVLLEFALEKIDDDKSWDIAYDLGNIGKLLFRENHAEHLQNLKDKDIKDFVELKKTLRSRIKAAQESLVDFASLALQLMEENGLEYKDFKGAYFPKFMDKIAAGDLTMDFNAAWKQNFVDAVLYNKSTPDGTKATLDDLHPQFSEIFNKIKHTFYELSFLKNAYSNLVPLTVLNAIQKEVKNLQNERDQLSIAEFNTIISKEIKNQPAPFIYERLGEKYRHYFVDEFQDTSTLQWNNLIPLIGHALEGEDLQGDKGSLFLVGDAKQAIYRWRGGRAEQFLDLVNQTASPFAIPAQTESLPTNWRSYDEVIKFNNDFFTATSPFLNNAMYNTMFVDGNQQGYNSKKGGTVQLNFIDKDEDKTRDEQYCDEVLNTIAAVIEKKYGYEDICILVRGNRQGVLLADFLTQQQIPTISSESLLLNSSEKVRFLANLITYIGNPSNLEIVYDILAFLSKNGKNRHQYIYKNLKNLEYLLLKEYSLDVNELKQLSVYDGLERAIRQCNLVEGSDAYITFFMDFVLETEQKEGTGVQAFLNLWEKKKEKLSISAPDNIDAVRIMTVHKSKGLEFPIVIFPFANEHIYKRMDKKIWLPFNADAFDGFEEILITEKKEVENYGEEAARIYSEEEHKMELDALNLLYVALTRAEKALYVISEKDLARGEHKTDYYSGLFIDYLKGKNLWSDDQLVYGFGDLEEAPVIHEPNEQQKIDYSYTHKDRSSFKILTRSGMLWDTDREAALSKGNLIHYILGFIETEDDIEPALQKAVQQGEIESQEVDEIRSKLQRVVKHPELNVYYSKGSIIKNEKDIITAAGKMLRPDRIVIREKRATLIDYKTGKSNPKYKEQLYSYADALEDMGYVVENKVIVYINEKVAPEFI